From Lysobacter auxotrophicus, the proteins below share one genomic window:
- a CDS encoding SGNH/GDSL hydrolase family protein, producing MANAPATALSFLALGDSYTIGEGVAESGRWPVQLAAKLREEGIALADPRIIATTGWTTDELAWGIDGAEPLGEWDFVTLLIGVNNQYRGRSATDYRGEFETLLQRAMRCARGRADRVLVLSIPDWGITPFVKTTQATPEQVATELDAYNAAAQVVCEAHGVAFVDITPVSRERGAEPEMLAEDGLHPSAAMYTLWTALALPVARSLLQR from the coding sequence ATGGCGAACGCGCCCGCGACCGCGCTGTCGTTCCTGGCACTGGGCGACAGCTACACCATCGGCGAAGGCGTAGCCGAAAGCGGCCGCTGGCCGGTGCAGCTGGCCGCGAAACTGCGCGAGGAAGGCATCGCGCTGGCCGATCCGCGCATCATCGCCACCACCGGCTGGACGACGGACGAGCTCGCATGGGGCATCGACGGCGCCGAACCGCTGGGCGAATGGGATTTCGTCACGCTGCTGATCGGCGTGAACAACCAGTACCGCGGGCGCAGCGCCACCGACTATCGCGGCGAGTTCGAAACGCTGCTGCAGCGCGCGATGCGTTGCGCGCGCGGCCGCGCCGATCGCGTGCTGGTGCTGTCGATTCCCGATTGGGGCATCACGCCGTTCGTGAAGACGACGCAGGCGACGCCGGAACAGGTCGCCACGGAACTGGACGCCTACAACGCCGCCGCGCAGGTCGTGTGCGAGGCGCACGGCGTCGCGTTCGTCGACATCACGCCGGTGTCGCGCGAGCGCGGCGCGGAGCCGGAGATGCTGGCCGAGGACGGCCTGCATCCGTCGGCCGCGATGTACACGCTGTGGACCGCGCTGGCGCTGCCGGTCGCGCGATCGCTGCTGCAACGCTGA
- a CDS encoding DUF924 family protein — translation MTTTAHELLTFWHQAGYERWFARDDAFDARCGDFVDAHFAAARRELDHWMDTADGALALCILLDQIPRNAFRGTGHAFATDPLARHYAARAIDRGDDLKVEPSLRPFFYMPFEHSESMEDQERSIALASTLQGDTGRGYLEYAHKHRDVIARFGRFPHRNAMLGRESTPEEQAYLDAGGGF, via the coding sequence ATGACCACCACTGCGCACGAGCTCCTCACCTTCTGGCACCAGGCCGGCTACGAGCGCTGGTTCGCGCGCGACGACGCGTTCGACGCGCGCTGCGGCGATTTCGTCGATGCGCATTTCGCCGCCGCGCGGCGCGAACTCGACCATTGGATGGACACCGCCGACGGTGCGCTCGCGTTGTGCATCCTGCTCGACCAGATTCCGCGCAACGCCTTCCGCGGCACCGGGCATGCGTTCGCGACCGACCCGCTCGCGCGGCATTACGCGGCCCGCGCGATCGATCGCGGCGACGACCTGAAGGTCGAGCCGTCGCTGCGGCCGTTCTTCTACATGCCGTTCGAGCATTCCGAATCGATGGAGGACCAGGAGCGCTCGATCGCGCTCGCCTCCACGCTGCAGGGCGATACGGGGCGCGGGTATCTGGAGTACGCCCACAAGCATCGCGACGTCATCGCGCGCTTCGGCCGGTTCCCGCATCGCAATGCGATGCTCGGGCGCGAGTCGACGCCGGAGGAGCAGGCCTACCTCGACGCGGGCGGCGGCTTCTGA
- the rsgA gene encoding ribosome small subunit-dependent GTPase A, protein MPAFDALQAIGWPLSADAPAPGSASDAAEGPLTSWRELMAAHPQARPARVIEQHRSGYIVADGPDTGFPVESLPEWQRPPGYRKGTVTIDQRPGVGDWLLIEGKKAIALLPRRSTIKRGAAGEHYQQQLIAANVDTVFVVCGLDADFNPRRIERYLLLVRGGGVEPVVVLTKADQADAADADEAMATLVELAAQGVAVRAVNAKDPASVATLNPWLGPGRTAVLIGSSGAGKSTLTNTLLGIEKMKTGEVREHDSRGRHTTTHRALIPLPSGACLIDTPGMRELKPTGEEDVAENFSDIEALAEQCRFRDCKHAKEPGCAVRAAIEAGKLDPQRFANYLKLSDEVAGAANKLANRRAQKADEKVQGKALNKRLDEKYGRH, encoded by the coding sequence ATGCCCGCCTTCGACGCCCTCCAGGCGATCGGCTGGCCGCTGTCCGCGGACGCGCCGGCGCCGGGGAGCGCGTCCGACGCCGCCGAAGGGCCCCTGACCTCGTGGCGCGAGCTCATGGCCGCGCATCCGCAGGCCCGGCCGGCGCGCGTGATCGAGCAGCATCGCAGCGGCTACATCGTCGCCGACGGCCCCGACACCGGTTTCCCGGTGGAATCCCTGCCCGAATGGCAGCGGCCCCCGGGCTATCGCAAGGGCACCGTCACCATCGACCAGCGTCCCGGCGTGGGCGACTGGCTGCTGATCGAGGGCAAGAAGGCCATCGCGTTGCTGCCGCGCCGGAGCACGATCAAGCGCGGCGCGGCCGGCGAGCACTACCAGCAGCAGCTGATCGCGGCGAACGTGGACACGGTGTTCGTCGTCTGCGGGCTGGACGCCGATTTCAACCCGCGCCGCATCGAGCGCTACCTGTTGCTGGTTCGCGGCGGCGGCGTGGAGCCGGTCGTCGTGCTGACCAAGGCCGACCAGGCCGACGCCGCCGACGCGGACGAGGCCATGGCCACGCTCGTCGAACTCGCCGCGCAGGGCGTGGCCGTGCGGGCGGTGAACGCGAAGGATCCGGCCAGCGTCGCCACGCTCAACCCATGGTTGGGCCCCGGCCGCACCGCGGTGCTGATTGGCAGCTCCGGCGCGGGCAAATCCACGCTGACCAACACGCTGCTGGGCATCGAGAAGATGAAGACCGGCGAGGTGCGCGAACACGATTCGCGCGGCCGCCACACCACGACCCATCGCGCGCTGATCCCGCTGCCGTCCGGCGCCTGCCTGATCGACACGCCCGGCATGCGCGAGCTCAAGCCCACCGGCGAGGAAGACGTCGCGGAGAATTTCAGCGACATCGAGGCGCTGGCCGAGCAGTGCCGCTTCCGCGACTGCAAGCACGCCAAGGAGCCCGGCTGCGCCGTTCGCGCGGCGATCGAAGCCGGAAAGCTCGATCCGCAGCGCTTCGCCAACTACCTCAAGCTCAGCGACGAAGTGGCCGGCGCGGCAAATAAGCTGGCGAACCGTCGCGCGCAGAAGGCCGACGAGAAAGTGCAGGGCAAGGCGCTGAACAAGCGGCTGGACGAAAAGTATGGCCGGCACTAG
- a CDS encoding NADP-dependent malic enzyme, with product MSEQSPSANELKQAALDYHRLSPPGKIKVTATKPMVTQRDLALAYSPGVAFACEAIVEDPNRASELTARGNLVAVISNGTAVLGLGDIGPLAGKPVMEGKGVLFQKFAGIDVFDIEIDERDPDKLVDIIASLEPTFGGINLEDIKAPECFIVERKLRERMKIPVFHDDQHGTAIIVGAAVLNALEVVGKKIQDVKLATTGAGAAGIACLDMLVALGLKKENIIAFDRDGVIHAGREHLDPDKARYASHTDARTLAEIVDGADVFLGLSAGGILKPEMVATMAARPIILALANPYPEILPEDAKAVRPDCIIATGRSDYPNQVNNALCFPYIFRGALDVGATVINEAMKLACVRAIAQLAREESADLGAAYGGEAPEFGAEYLIPRPFDPRLLVKLAPAVARAAMESGVAARPIEDMRAYEEKLGTFIYRTGLVMKPVYDRARSDLKRVVYAEGEEETVLRAVQTVIDEKLAWPILIGRPDVIDTRIKRLGLRMRAGVDFELTNINDDPRFNDYWQQYHALTERRGVSPAAAKNLLRSRPTLIAALMVERGEADAMICGLIGRFHKKLGYLRSVFDFDRGVTGTSAMTGVINDQGVWFFLDTHVQCDPTAEQIAEATLQASFRLKLFGIEPKVALLSHSNYGSHDNPSAQKMRKVFQLIKQRIPKLEVDGEMQADTAWDEELRHRIFPNTLLKGRANLFVMPNLDAANITYNMVRVMTEGVAIGPILMGLDKPAHILTPASTPRRVVNMTAIAAVDAQIRASLSSSGI from the coding sequence ATGTCCGAACAGTCGCCGTCCGCCAACGAGCTCAAGCAAGCCGCGCTCGACTACCACCGCCTCAGCCCGCCCGGGAAGATCAAGGTCACCGCGACCAAGCCGATGGTGACCCAGCGCGACCTCGCGCTGGCGTATTCGCCCGGCGTGGCCTTCGCCTGCGAGGCGATCGTCGAAGACCCCAACCGCGCCAGCGAACTCACCGCGCGCGGCAACCTGGTGGCGGTGATCAGCAACGGCACGGCGGTGCTGGGCCTGGGCGACATCGGCCCGCTCGCCGGCAAGCCGGTGATGGAAGGCAAGGGCGTGCTGTTCCAGAAGTTCGCCGGCATCGACGTGTTCGACATCGAGATCGACGAGCGCGACCCGGACAAGCTGGTCGATATCATCGCCTCGCTGGAGCCGACCTTCGGCGGCATCAACCTGGAAGACATCAAGGCGCCGGAGTGCTTCATCGTCGAGCGCAAGCTGCGCGAGCGGATGAAGATCCCGGTGTTCCACGACGACCAGCACGGCACGGCGATCATCGTCGGCGCCGCGGTGCTGAACGCGCTGGAAGTGGTCGGCAAGAAGATCCAGGACGTGAAGCTCGCCACCACCGGCGCGGGCGCGGCAGGCATCGCGTGCCTGGACATGCTGGTGGCGCTGGGCCTGAAGAAGGAAAACATCATCGCGTTCGACCGCGACGGCGTGATCCATGCGGGCCGCGAACACCTCGATCCCGACAAGGCGCGTTACGCCAGCCACACCGACGCGCGCACGCTGGCGGAAATCGTCGACGGCGCCGACGTTTTCCTCGGGCTGTCCGCCGGCGGCATCCTCAAGCCGGAGATGGTCGCGACGATGGCCGCGCGGCCGATCATCCTCGCGCTCGCCAATCCGTATCCGGAAATCCTTCCGGAAGACGCGAAGGCCGTGCGCCCGGACTGCATCATCGCGACCGGCCGTTCGGACTACCCGAACCAGGTCAACAACGCGCTGTGCTTCCCGTACATCTTCCGCGGCGCGCTGGACGTGGGCGCCACCGTGATCAACGAGGCGATGAAGCTCGCCTGCGTGCGCGCGATCGCGCAGCTGGCGCGCGAGGAATCGGCCGATCTTGGCGCGGCGTACGGCGGTGAAGCGCCGGAATTCGGCGCCGAGTACCTGATCCCGCGTCCGTTCGATCCGCGCCTGCTGGTGAAGCTCGCCCCCGCCGTCGCGCGCGCCGCGATGGAGTCGGGCGTCGCCGCGCGTCCCATCGAGGACATGCGCGCGTACGAGGAGAAGCTCGGCACCTTCATCTACCGCACGGGACTGGTGATGAAGCCCGTGTACGACCGCGCGCGCAGCGACCTCAAGCGCGTGGTCTACGCCGAAGGCGAAGAGGAAACCGTGCTGCGCGCGGTGCAGACCGTCATCGACGAGAAGCTCGCGTGGCCGATCCTCATCGGCCGCCCGGACGTCATCGACACGCGCATCAAGCGCCTGGGTCTGCGCATGCGCGCGGGCGTCGATTTCGAACTGACCAACATCAACGACGACCCGCGCTTCAACGACTACTGGCAGCAGTACCACGCGCTGACCGAACGTCGCGGCGTGTCGCCGGCGGCGGCGAAGAACCTGCTGCGCTCGCGCCCGACACTGATCGCGGCGCTGATGGTCGAACGTGGCGAAGCCGACGCGATGATCTGCGGGCTGATCGGCCGCTTCCACAAGAAGCTCGGCTACCTGCGCAGCGTGTTCGATTTCGATCGCGGCGTGACCGGCACGTCGGCGATGACCGGCGTCATCAACGACCAGGGCGTGTGGTTCTTCCTCGACACGCACGTGCAGTGCGATCCGACCGCCGAACAGATTGCCGAGGCGACGCTGCAGGCCTCCTTCCGCCTGAAGCTGTTCGGCATCGAGCCGAAGGTCGCGCTGCTGTCGCACAGCAATTACGGCAGCCACGACAACCCGTCGGCGCAGAAGATGCGCAAGGTGTTCCAGCTGATCAAGCAGCGCATTCCCAAGCTGGAAGTCGACGGCGAGATGCAGGCCGACACCGCGTGGGACGAGGAGCTGCGCCACCGCATCTTCCCGAACACGCTGCTGAAGGGCCGCGCGAACCTGTTCGTGATGCCGAACCTCGACGCGGCGAACATCACCTACAACATGGTGCGCGTGATGACCGAAGGCGTGGCGATCGGGCCGATCCTGATGGGCCTGGACAAGCCGGCGCACATCCTGACCCCGGCCTCGACGCCGCGCCGCGTGGTGAACATGACGGCGATCGCGGCAGTGGACGCGCAGATCCGCGCGTCGCTGTCTTCGTCGGGGATCTGA
- the grxD gene encoding Grx4 family monothiol glutaredoxin, which produces MSLDPALRSRIETLLQSNRVVLFMKGAPDAPQCGFSAKAVGVLNSLLPEGYAHVNVLADADIREGIKQYGNWPTIPQLYIDGELVGGSDIVEQMAGSGELHSALGLPPPDRRPPEFTITPEALDMLRSAIDNAGGGYAVQIDIDARYNVRLQLAPIDANAVAIEIEGVRLQTDALQVRRADGISIDWVDDERGRGLAVSHPLAAPPVKTLSPHEADARVRAGALRLVDVRPADERALAAAPVAFDTLDHGIEALQALPKDTPLAFLCHHGGRSQQAADHFRGLGFREVYNVVGGIDAWADFDSGIPKY; this is translated from the coding sequence ATGTCGCTCGACCCCGCGCTGCGTTCGCGCATCGAAACCCTGCTGCAGTCCAACCGCGTCGTCCTGTTCATGAAGGGCGCGCCCGATGCGCCGCAATGCGGGTTCTCGGCCAAGGCCGTCGGTGTGCTCAATTCCCTGCTGCCCGAGGGCTACGCGCACGTTAACGTGCTCGCCGACGCCGACATCCGCGAAGGCATCAAGCAGTACGGCAACTGGCCGACGATCCCGCAGCTCTACATCGACGGCGAACTCGTCGGCGGCAGCGACATCGTCGAGCAGATGGCCGGCAGCGGCGAACTGCACAGCGCGCTCGGCCTGCCGCCGCCGGACCGCCGTCCGCCGGAGTTCACCATCACGCCCGAGGCGCTGGACATGCTGCGCAGCGCGATCGACAACGCCGGCGGCGGTTATGCCGTGCAGATCGACATCGACGCGCGCTACAACGTGCGCCTGCAGCTGGCGCCGATCGACGCCAACGCCGTGGCCATCGAGATCGAAGGCGTGCGCCTGCAGACCGACGCGTTGCAGGTGCGCCGCGCCGACGGCATCAGCATCGACTGGGTCGACGACGAACGCGGCCGCGGCCTGGCCGTGAGCCACCCGCTCGCCGCGCCGCCGGTGAAGACGCTGTCCCCGCACGAGGCCGACGCCCGCGTGCGCGCCGGCGCGCTGCGCCTGGTCGACGTGCGTCCGGCCGACGAACGCGCCCTCGCCGCCGCGCCCGTCGCGTTCGACACGCTCGACCACGGCATCGAAGCCCTGCAGGCGCTGCCGAAGGACACGCCGCTCGCGTTCCTGTGCCACCACGGCGGTCGCAGCCAGCAGGCGGCGGACCACTTCCGCGGCCTGGGTTTCCGCGAGGTCTACAACGTCGTCGGCGGCATCGACGCGTGGGCGGATTTCGATTCGGGCATCCCGAAGTACTGA
- a CDS encoding lysozyme inhibitor LprI family protein, translating to MEKLIYLALGAVLTWGFYFLQRRVERRSAVEAIERNQKLLDLKQGLDESNTNLDDLRRLEHRLIGKAETAARIADNYFTKAEEVARQSDDAAVTQNDMNQQALEEFRRADARLTTVVAHLRRQLDEETLAVFDDAHRSWLQFRDRYARFVSQSYAGGAIRPLIHAVTLESITQLWSNELETQLGDESL from the coding sequence ATGGAAAAGCTGATTTACCTGGCGCTCGGCGCCGTCCTGACCTGGGGGTTCTATTTCCTCCAGCGCCGCGTCGAACGACGCAGCGCGGTGGAGGCGATCGAACGCAACCAGAAGCTGCTCGACCTCAAGCAGGGGCTCGACGAATCCAACACCAACCTCGACGACCTGCGTCGCCTGGAACATCGCCTGATCGGCAAGGCCGAAACGGCGGCGCGCATCGCCGACAACTACTTCACCAAGGCCGAGGAAGTCGCGCGACAGAGCGACGATGCGGCCGTCACGCAGAACGACATGAACCAGCAGGCGCTGGAGGAATTCCGTCGTGCCGATGCGCGGCTGACGACCGTCGTCGCGCACCTGCGACGCCAGCTCGACGAGGAAACGCTTGCGGTCTTCGACGATGCGCATCGCAGCTGGCTGCAGTTCCGCGACCGGTATGCGCGCTTCGTTTCGCAGTCCTATGCCGGCGGCGCGATCCGCCCGCTGATCCACGCCGTTACGCTGGAGAGCATCACGCAGCTGTGGAGCAACGAGCTGGAAACCCAGCTGGGCGACGAATCGCTTTGA
- a CDS encoding flavohemoglobin expression-modulating QEGLA motif protein, with amino-acid sequence MDTWPADIAHHAALDARMVEAVKDIRLLALVSWPAGQEVHFLADYARGIVKLPQPEYPKLDFGLARAELDAIARAADPSHPLGVYLIDSARSWSIAAALCENLGTTTVGDRSIQLFGRPDECLPGDGPTTRDAARHFISIADELDHELMAPAEHVTISATALQLQLQRELDDYFDGRVIDVVLDPDLIAKAAAGATRIRLRFGAAFSDYDRHQLLQHEAFVHSLTALNGRQQPVLPSLALSSPRITATQEGLATFAEQITGSIDIGRMKRISLRIEAVAMALNGADFVEVFRYFLDSGQKPEDSFASAQRVFRGVPTTGGTAFTKDIVYLRGLLGVHTFFRWALRERKLQLCRWLFAGKMTLADVQRFEPLFAAGVLKPARWLPQWVARANGLAGMLAFSLFANRIRLDKIVADGHVPDL; translated from the coding sequence ATGGACACCTGGCCCGCCGACATCGCCCATCACGCCGCGCTCGATGCGCGCATGGTCGAGGCCGTGAAGGACATCCGCCTGCTCGCGCTGGTGAGCTGGCCGGCCGGGCAGGAGGTGCATTTCCTCGCCGATTACGCCCGCGGCATCGTCAAGCTACCGCAGCCGGAGTATCCGAAGCTCGACTTCGGCCTGGCGCGCGCGGAACTCGACGCGATCGCCCGGGCCGCCGACCCGTCCCACCCGCTCGGCGTCTACCTGATCGATTCCGCGCGCAGCTGGTCGATCGCCGCCGCGCTGTGCGAGAACCTCGGCACGACGACCGTCGGCGACCGCTCGATCCAGCTGTTCGGCCGCCCCGACGAATGCCTGCCCGGCGACGGCCCAACCACGCGCGACGCCGCGCGGCATTTCATTTCCATCGCCGACGAACTCGACCACGAGCTGATGGCGCCGGCCGAACACGTCACGATTTCCGCCACGGCGCTGCAATTGCAGCTGCAGCGTGAACTGGACGACTACTTCGACGGCCGCGTGATCGACGTCGTGCTCGACCCCGACCTCATCGCCAAGGCTGCCGCCGGCGCCACGCGCATCCGGTTGCGGTTCGGCGCCGCCTTCAGCGATTACGACCGCCACCAGCTGCTGCAGCACGAGGCGTTCGTGCATTCGCTCACCGCGCTCAACGGCCGCCAGCAGCCGGTGTTGCCGAGCCTCGCGCTGTCCTCGCCGCGCATCACGGCCACGCAGGAAGGCCTGGCGACGTTCGCCGAGCAGATCACCGGCAGCATCGACATTGGCCGCATGAAGCGCATCAGCCTGCGCATCGAAGCGGTGGCGATGGCGCTGAACGGCGCGGATTTCGTTGAGGTGTTCCGCTATTTCCTCGATTCCGGCCAGAAGCCGGAAGACAGCTTCGCCTCGGCGCAGCGCGTGTTCCGCGGCGTGCCGACCACCGGCGGCACCGCGTTCACCAAGGACATCGTCTACCTGCGCGGCCTGCTCGGCGTGCACACGTTCTTTCGCTGGGCGCTGCGCGAACGCAAGCTGCAGCTTTGCCGCTGGCTGTTCGCCGGCAAGATGACGCTGGCCGACGTGCAGCGCTTCGAGCCGCTGTTCGCCGCTGGCGTGTTGAAGCCTGCGCGCTGGCTGCCGCAGTGGGTGGCGCGCGCCAATGGCCTGGCCGGGATGCTCGCGTTCTCGCTGTTCGCCAACCGGATCCGGCTGGACAAGATCGTCGCCGACGGCCACGTGCCGGACCTTTGA
- a CDS encoding polysaccharide deacetylase family protein — MPTPLHQSPRHPHAWAWLFAASQLAVVAIWWFWGWKAGLPALLVTHGSLVWATLRPGSRLLSPVLSRLPTNERVVWLTIDDGPSDDTRAVLDLLDEHDAKATFFLVGERAQARPELVAEIVRRGHGIGQHSHTHPQAWFWALPPRAMRAQIEQAQAALTFLTGTRPRWFRAVVGMSNPFVAASLKRHGLARVAWSARGYDAVLRDPAGVVARIERDLTPGAIVLLHEGAAHGRNVETLATLLVRLKALGFGTVLPEELEAASVARVSEAQPG, encoded by the coding sequence ATGCCGACGCCCCTCCACCAGTCGCCCCGCCACCCGCACGCATGGGCCTGGCTGTTCGCCGCCTCGCAACTCGCGGTCGTCGCGATCTGGTGGTTCTGGGGATGGAAGGCCGGCCTTCCGGCGCTGCTGGTCACCCATGGCAGTCTCGTCTGGGCCACGCTGCGCCCGGGGTCGCGCCTGCTCAGCCCGGTGTTGAGCCGCCTGCCGACGAACGAGCGCGTCGTCTGGCTCACCATCGACGATGGCCCCTCCGACGACACGCGCGCCGTGCTCGACCTGCTCGACGAACACGACGCGAAGGCCACGTTCTTCCTCGTCGGCGAACGCGCGCAGGCGCGCCCCGAACTCGTCGCCGAGATCGTCCGTCGCGGTCACGGCATCGGCCAGCACAGCCACACGCACCCGCAGGCGTGGTTCTGGGCGCTGCCGCCGCGGGCGATGCGGGCGCAGATCGAGCAGGCGCAGGCCGCGCTGACCTTCCTCACCGGCACGCGCCCGCGCTGGTTCCGCGCGGTGGTGGGGATGTCGAATCCGTTCGTGGCCGCGTCGCTGAAACGCCACGGGCTGGCGCGCGTGGCGTGGTCGGCGCGCGGTTACGACGCGGTGCTTCGCGATCCGGCCGGTGTCGTCGCGCGCATCGAACGCGATCTCACACCCGGCGCGATCGTATTGCTGCACGAAGGCGCCGCGCACGGGCGCAACGTCGAAACGCTGGCGACGCTGCTGGTGCGGTTGAAGGCGCTGGGGTTCGGCACCGTGCTGCCGGAGGAGCTGGAGGCCGCGTCCGTCGCCCGGGTAAGCGAAGCCCAGCCGGGGTAA
- a CDS encoding aminotransferase class I/II-fold pyridoxal phosphate-dependent enzyme gives MSLPPVKTRERLSEVRYEIRGELARRARELEGQGRKLIKLNIGNPGAFGFRAPEHLQRAIADRIADTDPYTHQQGLPQAREAIAAFHKQRGTPNASPERVFVGNGVSELIDLSLRALLNPGDEVLLPSPDYPLWSAATILNDGRPVYYRCLPENGFLPDPEEIASLVSSRTRAIVLINPNNPTGAAYPRELLEQIVAIAQRHKLLLMCDEIYDSILYGDAAFTPIAPLAGDLPCLSFGGLSKVHRACGWRVGWAVLSGDPVASGNLHHAMDLLGALRLCANVPGQFAIEAALHGEDTIAPLCAPGGRLFEARRAVMESIAESRHLQLVAPAGALYAFPAVTGAAAQGFDDHRFALELLETQDVLVVPGSSFNVPYRNHFRVTLLPQPDDLREVFRRIECLLDRYAQADADAQAAVA, from the coding sequence ATGTCCCTGCCCCCCGTGAAGACCCGCGAGCGCCTGTCCGAAGTCCGTTACGAGATCCGCGGCGAACTGGCACGGCGAGCCCGCGAGCTGGAGGGCCAGGGCCGCAAGCTGATCAAGCTCAACATCGGCAATCCGGGCGCGTTCGGTTTCCGCGCGCCGGAGCATCTGCAGCGCGCGATCGCAGACCGCATCGCCGACACCGACCCGTACACGCACCAGCAGGGCCTGCCGCAGGCGCGCGAGGCCATCGCGGCATTCCACAAGCAGCGCGGCACGCCGAACGCCAGCCCCGAACGCGTGTTCGTCGGCAACGGCGTGAGCGAGCTGATCGACCTGTCGCTGCGCGCACTGCTCAACCCGGGCGACGAAGTCCTGCTGCCCTCGCCCGACTACCCGCTGTGGTCGGCCGCGACGATCCTCAACGACGGCCGCCCGGTGTATTACCGCTGCCTGCCGGAGAACGGCTTCCTGCCCGATCCGGAGGAAATCGCGTCGCTGGTGTCCAGCCGGACGCGGGCAATCGTGCTGATCAACCCGAACAACCCGACCGGCGCGGCGTATCCGCGCGAGCTGCTGGAGCAGATCGTCGCCATCGCGCAGCGCCACAAGCTGCTGCTGATGTGCGACGAGATCTACGACTCGATCCTCTACGGCGATGCCGCGTTCACGCCGATCGCGCCGCTCGCCGGCGACCTGCCGTGCCTGTCGTTCGGCGGGCTGAGCAAGGTGCATCGCGCGTGCGGCTGGCGGGTGGGCTGGGCGGTGCTGTCGGGCGATCCGGTCGCCAGCGGCAACCTGCACCACGCGATGGACCTGCTCGGCGCGCTGCGCCTGTGCGCCAACGTGCCGGGGCAGTTCGCGATCGAAGCCGCGCTGCACGGCGAGGACACCATCGCGCCGTTGTGTGCACCGGGCGGCCGGTTGTTCGAAGCGCGCCGCGCGGTGATGGAAAGCATCGCCGAAAGCCGGCACCTCCAGCTCGTCGCGCCGGCCGGCGCGCTGTACGCGTTCCCGGCGGTGACCGGCGCGGCGGCGCAGGGCTTCGACGACCACCGTTTCGCGCTGGAACTGCTGGAAACGCAGGACGTCCTCGTCGTGCCGGGTTCGAGCTTCAACGTGCCGTACCGCAACCACTTCCGCGTGACGCTGCTGCCGCAGCCGGACGATCTGCGCGAAGTGTTCCGCCGCATCGAATGCCTGCTCGACCGCTACGCGCAGGCCGACGCGGACGCGCAGGCGGCGGTGGCCTGA
- a CDS encoding class I SAM-dependent methyltransferase, with product MTADGLAFRPLPPQRADDIARAFLPRWYIRYDYYYARTKLGTDPLYPGVCDVLRGTRAPLLDIGCGLGLLAHALRADGQAMPYRGVDNDVSKVERGRRAAQRCGLQVVEFGTADLGAQLPAHRGSVALLDVMQFVPEDAQMRAVDACIGMLEPGAKLVIRTGLADGSHRAQVTRAVDVFAKVVGWMNAAPIHYPDADMLRARFDAAGLRSEFVSLRGNTPFNNFRIVASKD from the coding sequence GTGACCGCCGACGGCCTCGCTTTCCGCCCGCTTCCGCCGCAGCGCGCGGACGACATCGCGCGCGCGTTCCTGCCGCGCTGGTACATCCGCTACGACTACTACTACGCGCGCACCAAGCTGGGTACCGACCCGCTGTATCCCGGCGTGTGCGACGTCCTGCGCGGTACGCGCGCGCCGCTGCTGGACATCGGCTGCGGCCTGGGATTGCTCGCGCACGCGCTGCGCGCCGACGGTCAGGCGATGCCGTACCGCGGCGTCGACAACGACGTGAGCAAGGTCGAACGCGGACGCCGTGCGGCGCAGCGTTGCGGGCTCCAGGTCGTGGAATTCGGCACGGCCGACCTGGGCGCGCAGCTGCCGGCGCACCGCGGCAGCGTCGCGCTGCTGGACGTGATGCAGTTCGTGCCCGAAGACGCGCAGATGCGCGCGGTCGATGCATGCATCGGCATGCTCGAACCCGGCGCCAAGCTGGTGATCCGCACGGGACTCGCCGACGGCAGCCATCGTGCGCAGGTCACGCGCGCGGTGGACGTGTTCGCGAAAGTCGTCGGCTGGATGAACGCCGCGCCGATCCATTACCCCGATGCGGACATGTTGCGCGCGCGTTTCGACGCCGCGGGGCTGCGTTCGGAATTCGTGTCGCTGCGCGGCAACACACCGTTCAACAACTTCCGGATCGTGGCGTCGAAGGATTGA